A portion of the Phycodurus eques isolate BA_2022a chromosome 3, UOR_Pequ_1.1, whole genome shotgun sequence genome contains these proteins:
- the tctn2 gene encoding tectonic-2 isoform X1, protein MAKVLALLVVLRFCWAESKNLVFQPSSVIATGPRITAFLLGNITDVSLNVRAVFPSNVTGSIDPPSCAAEETQWSVTKEQVGMNALRVHLHLNKSLHLCGENETDCCPKPLCVLESLQISACVGNTAQASLLIQAKIYAHLISTNAGSDSPTVIPNQVYEPLGSCPCDLTSGTCDIRCCCDKDCSAEELKLFQSHCLTGPFGGQLPPVPDYHCSAQREDSPDWFPFLCVISPLENNPYLGLFYHGDNIITKPRPSFQMPILSAPVFNIYRQGNPIFTLDDQLFTIPQMAIGHCVYNAPVAFLENFSFTCVTLLGSCPTAFPLQTLPSDLSMKVNNGQGGDVTVEVREEIVRDLNHLLSNAVVNSDQVMVCESVTLALDYTFYWKGNQITKIILTRSVGTFILKGSVELTTRYSADFLIGEHASESNSNNPGYQVGRPIIAGIESTQTNAFSVQRTSINLWKPVRDGLCLTAEKQPVLFAENSTSGCHLLVSLQNLTQCDLLRETVASLQADLITATYVANSGNPNSETEADWVKISVLNSSNSLGDVDGSCSGIASHIHIHIWSYVTRMAEGNAQRNIHAIKVWSTLSTWTLDCGGGDVSPCSDPTEAQLFHVTSSVTFIDIPIHIGTPKTRFQINFTEYDCDRNDVCWPQMFFPLTKYYTGEPHSQSLAKGLILVFFFLAASVLGTPWRQIRQAWNSSFL, encoded by the exons ATGGCTAAGGTGCTGGCTCTCCTAGTTGTCCTACGGTTTTGTTGGGCCGAGAGCAAAAATCTTG TTTTCCAGCCATCGTCCGTTATTGCTACTGGACCGAGAATCACAGCATTTTTACTTGGAAACATAACAGACGTCTCTCTGAACGTGCGCGCTGTATTCCCATCTAATGTAACAG GAAGCATTGACCCGCCATCGTGTGCAGCCGAGGAAACACAGTGGAGTGTTACAAAGGAACAGGTTGGAATG AATGCACTGCGAGTTCATTTGCACCTGAATAAAAGTCTGCATTTGTGTGGCGAAAACGAAACGGACTGCTGTCCAAAGCCACTGTGTGTCCTGGAGAGCCTGCAGATATCTGCCTGTGTGGGCAACACAGCTCAGGCATCATTGTTGATCCAGGCCAAAATTTATGCACATTTGATTTCTACTAATGCCGGATCTG ATAGTCCAACGGTCATCCCAAACCAAGTGTACGAACCTCTGGGCTCCTGTCCTTGTGACCTCACTTCCGGAACATGTGATATTCGCTGTTGCTGTGACAAG GACTGTTCGGCTGAAGAACTGAAGCTGTTTCAGTCTCACTGCCTCACTGGACCCTTTGGTGGGCAGCTCCCCCCAGTTCCAGACTACCACTGCTCTGCACAGAGAGAGGACTCCCCAGATTGGTTTCCATTTCTGTGTGTCATCTCTCCACTTGAAAACAACCCATACCTGGGGCTCTTCTACCATGGAGACAACAT AATAACAAAACCTCGCCCTTCCTTCCAAATGCCTATTTTGTCTGCACCggtttttaatatttacagaCAAGGAAATCCAATTTTTACTCTGGATGATCAGTTGTTCACCATTCCTCAG ATGGCCATTGGACACTGTGTTTACAATGCTCCTGTTGCCTTTTTGGAGAATTTCAGTTTCACATGTGTAACCCTGCTGGGGTCTTGTCCAACTGCTTTCCCTTTACAAACGCTGCCATCAGACTTGAGCATGAAAGTGAACAATGGCCAAGGGG GTGATGTCACAGTAGAAGTAAGAGAAGAAATTGTCAGGGATTTGAATCATTTGCTGTCAAATGCAGTTGTTAATTCAG ATCAGGTCATGGTTTGTGAGAGTGTGACCTTGGCTTTGGATTACACATTCTACTGGAAAGGAAATCAAATCACAAAAATCATCCTGACACGCTCTGTCGGGacattcattttaaaaggaaGTG TGGAGTTAACGACGAGGTATTCTGCTGATTTCCTGATTGGAGAACATGCGAGCGAGTCAAACTCAAATAATCCAG GTTATCAGGTGGGAAGGCCCATCATTGCCGGAATTGAGAGCACACAAACGAATGCTTTCTCTGTGCAGAGGACATCAATCAATCTCTGGAAACCAG TGCGTGACGGGCTGTGTTTGACCGCTGAGAAACAACCAGTACTGTTCGCTGAGAATTCCACGTCAGGGTGTCATTTACTTGTCAGCCTACAAAACCTGACCCAATGTGATCTCCTCAG AGAAACCGTTGCGTCTCTACAGGCAGACTTGATCACAGCCACATATGTTGCAAACAGTGGAAACCCGAATTCTGAAACAGAAGCAGATTGGGTCAAAATAAGTG TTTTGAACTCAAGCAATTCATTGGGAGATGTTGATGGTTCATGCAGCGGGATTGCATCCCATATCCATATCCACATTTGGAGTTATGTTACTAGAATGGCTGAAGGAAATGCCCAAAGGAATATCCATGCTATTAAAGTTTG GTCCACGCTGTCCACTTGGACATTAGACTGCGGAGGAGGTGATGTATCTCCATGTTCAGATCCCACAGAGGCCCAGTTGTTCCATGTCACCTCATCAGTTACGTTTATTGACATTCCTATCCATATAGGAACTCCCAAAACCAG GTTCCAGATAAACTTCACAGAGTATGATTGTGACAGGAATGATGTATGCTGGCCTCAGATGTTCTTCCCCTTGACCAAGTATTACACTG gcGAGCCACATTCTCAGTCTTTGGCCAAAGGCCTCATCTTGGTCTTCTTTTTCCTCGCTGCATCAGTTCTTGGGACTCCCTGGAGGCAAATCCGGCAAGCTTGGAACAGTTCCTTTCTGTAA
- the tctn2 gene encoding tectonic-2 isoform X2, which yields MAKVLALLVVLRFCWAESKNLVFQPSSVIATGPRITAFLLGNITDVSLNVRAVFPSNVTGSIDPPSCAAEETQWSVTKEQVGMNALRVHLHLNKSLHLCGENETDCCPKPLCVLESLQISACVGNTAQASLLIQAKIYAHLISTNAGSDSPTVIPNQVYEPLGSCPCDLTSGTCDIRCCCDKDCSAEELKLFQSHCLTGPFGGQLPPVPDYHCSAQREDSPDWFPFLCVISPLENNPYLGLFYHGDNIQGNPIFTLDDQLFTIPQMAIGHCVYNAPVAFLENFSFTCVTLLGSCPTAFPLQTLPSDLSMKVNNGQGGDVTVEVREEIVRDLNHLLSNAVVNSDQVMVCESVTLALDYTFYWKGNQITKIILTRSVGTFILKGSVELTTRYSADFLIGEHASESNSNNPGYQVGRPIIAGIESTQTNAFSVQRTSINLWKPVRDGLCLTAEKQPVLFAENSTSGCHLLVSLQNLTQCDLLRETVASLQADLITATYVANSGNPNSETEADWVKISVLNSSNSLGDVDGSCSGIASHIHIHIWSYVTRMAEGNAQRNIHAIKVWSTLSTWTLDCGGGDVSPCSDPTEAQLFHVTSSVTFIDIPIHIGTPKTRFQINFTEYDCDRNDVCWPQMFFPLTKYYTGEPHSQSLAKGLILVFFFLAASVLGTPWRQIRQAWNSSFL from the exons ATGGCTAAGGTGCTGGCTCTCCTAGTTGTCCTACGGTTTTGTTGGGCCGAGAGCAAAAATCTTG TTTTCCAGCCATCGTCCGTTATTGCTACTGGACCGAGAATCACAGCATTTTTACTTGGAAACATAACAGACGTCTCTCTGAACGTGCGCGCTGTATTCCCATCTAATGTAACAG GAAGCATTGACCCGCCATCGTGTGCAGCCGAGGAAACACAGTGGAGTGTTACAAAGGAACAGGTTGGAATG AATGCACTGCGAGTTCATTTGCACCTGAATAAAAGTCTGCATTTGTGTGGCGAAAACGAAACGGACTGCTGTCCAAAGCCACTGTGTGTCCTGGAGAGCCTGCAGATATCTGCCTGTGTGGGCAACACAGCTCAGGCATCATTGTTGATCCAGGCCAAAATTTATGCACATTTGATTTCTACTAATGCCGGATCTG ATAGTCCAACGGTCATCCCAAACCAAGTGTACGAACCTCTGGGCTCCTGTCCTTGTGACCTCACTTCCGGAACATGTGATATTCGCTGTTGCTGTGACAAG GACTGTTCGGCTGAAGAACTGAAGCTGTTTCAGTCTCACTGCCTCACTGGACCCTTTGGTGGGCAGCTCCCCCCAGTTCCAGACTACCACTGCTCTGCACAGAGAGAGGACTCCCCAGATTGGTTTCCATTTCTGTGTGTCATCTCTCCACTTGAAAACAACCCATACCTGGGGCTCTTCTACCATGGAGACAACAT aCAAGGAAATCCAATTTTTACTCTGGATGATCAGTTGTTCACCATTCCTCAG ATGGCCATTGGACACTGTGTTTACAATGCTCCTGTTGCCTTTTTGGAGAATTTCAGTTTCACATGTGTAACCCTGCTGGGGTCTTGTCCAACTGCTTTCCCTTTACAAACGCTGCCATCAGACTTGAGCATGAAAGTGAACAATGGCCAAGGGG GTGATGTCACAGTAGAAGTAAGAGAAGAAATTGTCAGGGATTTGAATCATTTGCTGTCAAATGCAGTTGTTAATTCAG ATCAGGTCATGGTTTGTGAGAGTGTGACCTTGGCTTTGGATTACACATTCTACTGGAAAGGAAATCAAATCACAAAAATCATCCTGACACGCTCTGTCGGGacattcattttaaaaggaaGTG TGGAGTTAACGACGAGGTATTCTGCTGATTTCCTGATTGGAGAACATGCGAGCGAGTCAAACTCAAATAATCCAG GTTATCAGGTGGGAAGGCCCATCATTGCCGGAATTGAGAGCACACAAACGAATGCTTTCTCTGTGCAGAGGACATCAATCAATCTCTGGAAACCAG TGCGTGACGGGCTGTGTTTGACCGCTGAGAAACAACCAGTACTGTTCGCTGAGAATTCCACGTCAGGGTGTCATTTACTTGTCAGCCTACAAAACCTGACCCAATGTGATCTCCTCAG AGAAACCGTTGCGTCTCTACAGGCAGACTTGATCACAGCCACATATGTTGCAAACAGTGGAAACCCGAATTCTGAAACAGAAGCAGATTGGGTCAAAATAAGTG TTTTGAACTCAAGCAATTCATTGGGAGATGTTGATGGTTCATGCAGCGGGATTGCATCCCATATCCATATCCACATTTGGAGTTATGTTACTAGAATGGCTGAAGGAAATGCCCAAAGGAATATCCATGCTATTAAAGTTTG GTCCACGCTGTCCACTTGGACATTAGACTGCGGAGGAGGTGATGTATCTCCATGTTCAGATCCCACAGAGGCCCAGTTGTTCCATGTCACCTCATCAGTTACGTTTATTGACATTCCTATCCATATAGGAACTCCCAAAACCAG GTTCCAGATAAACTTCACAGAGTATGATTGTGACAGGAATGATGTATGCTGGCCTCAGATGTTCTTCCCCTTGACCAAGTATTACACTG gcGAGCCACATTCTCAGTCTTTGGCCAAAGGCCTCATCTTGGTCTTCTTTTTCCTCGCTGCATCAGTTCTTGGGACTCCCTGGAGGCAAATCCGGCAAGCTTGGAACAGTTCCTTTCTGTAA
- the tctn2 gene encoding tectonic-2 isoform X3 yields the protein MAKVLALLVVLRFCWAESKNLVFQPSSVIATGPRITAFLLGNITDVSLNVRAVFPSNVTGSIDPPSCAAEETQWSVTKEQVGMNALRVHLHLNKSLHLCGENETDCCPKPLCVLESLQISACVGNTAQASLLIQAKIYAHLISTNAGSDSPTVIPNQVYEPLGSCPCDLTSGTCDIRCCCDKDCSAEELKLFQSHCLTGPFGGQLPPVPDYHCSAQREDSPDWFPFLCVISPLENNPYLGLFYHGDNIITKPRPSFQMPILSAPVFNIYRQGNPIFTLDDQLFTIPQMAIGHCVYNAPVAFLENFSFTCVTLLGSCPTAFPLQTLPSDLSMKVNNGQGGDVTVEVREEIVRDLNHLLSNAVVNSDQVMVCESVTLALDYTFYWKGNQITKIILTRSVGTFILKGSVELTTRYSADFLIGEHASESNSNNPGYQVGRPIIAGIESTQTNAFSVQRTSINLWKPVRDGLCLTAEKQPVLFAENSTSGCHLLVSLQNLTQCDLLRETVASLQADLITATYVANSGNPNSETEADWVKISGPRCPLGH from the exons ATGGCTAAGGTGCTGGCTCTCCTAGTTGTCCTACGGTTTTGTTGGGCCGAGAGCAAAAATCTTG TTTTCCAGCCATCGTCCGTTATTGCTACTGGACCGAGAATCACAGCATTTTTACTTGGAAACATAACAGACGTCTCTCTGAACGTGCGCGCTGTATTCCCATCTAATGTAACAG GAAGCATTGACCCGCCATCGTGTGCAGCCGAGGAAACACAGTGGAGTGTTACAAAGGAACAGGTTGGAATG AATGCACTGCGAGTTCATTTGCACCTGAATAAAAGTCTGCATTTGTGTGGCGAAAACGAAACGGACTGCTGTCCAAAGCCACTGTGTGTCCTGGAGAGCCTGCAGATATCTGCCTGTGTGGGCAACACAGCTCAGGCATCATTGTTGATCCAGGCCAAAATTTATGCACATTTGATTTCTACTAATGCCGGATCTG ATAGTCCAACGGTCATCCCAAACCAAGTGTACGAACCTCTGGGCTCCTGTCCTTGTGACCTCACTTCCGGAACATGTGATATTCGCTGTTGCTGTGACAAG GACTGTTCGGCTGAAGAACTGAAGCTGTTTCAGTCTCACTGCCTCACTGGACCCTTTGGTGGGCAGCTCCCCCCAGTTCCAGACTACCACTGCTCTGCACAGAGAGAGGACTCCCCAGATTGGTTTCCATTTCTGTGTGTCATCTCTCCACTTGAAAACAACCCATACCTGGGGCTCTTCTACCATGGAGACAACAT AATAACAAAACCTCGCCCTTCCTTCCAAATGCCTATTTTGTCTGCACCggtttttaatatttacagaCAAGGAAATCCAATTTTTACTCTGGATGATCAGTTGTTCACCATTCCTCAG ATGGCCATTGGACACTGTGTTTACAATGCTCCTGTTGCCTTTTTGGAGAATTTCAGTTTCACATGTGTAACCCTGCTGGGGTCTTGTCCAACTGCTTTCCCTTTACAAACGCTGCCATCAGACTTGAGCATGAAAGTGAACAATGGCCAAGGGG GTGATGTCACAGTAGAAGTAAGAGAAGAAATTGTCAGGGATTTGAATCATTTGCTGTCAAATGCAGTTGTTAATTCAG ATCAGGTCATGGTTTGTGAGAGTGTGACCTTGGCTTTGGATTACACATTCTACTGGAAAGGAAATCAAATCACAAAAATCATCCTGACACGCTCTGTCGGGacattcattttaaaaggaaGTG TGGAGTTAACGACGAGGTATTCTGCTGATTTCCTGATTGGAGAACATGCGAGCGAGTCAAACTCAAATAATCCAG GTTATCAGGTGGGAAGGCCCATCATTGCCGGAATTGAGAGCACACAAACGAATGCTTTCTCTGTGCAGAGGACATCAATCAATCTCTGGAAACCAG TGCGTGACGGGCTGTGTTTGACCGCTGAGAAACAACCAGTACTGTTCGCTGAGAATTCCACGTCAGGGTGTCATTTACTTGTCAGCCTACAAAACCTGACCCAATGTGATCTCCTCAG AGAAACCGTTGCGTCTCTACAGGCAGACTTGATCACAGCCACATATGTTGCAAACAGTGGAAACCCGAATTCTGAAACAGAAGCAGATTGGGTCAAAATAAGTG GTCCACGCTGTCCACTTGGACATTAG